The Malassezia restricta chromosome VI, complete sequence genome segment CGGTCCTTGGCCAAGTCCATGGGGCCTAGGAGGGCACTGAAAGTGAGTTGATGATACGTACATACTGTCGCCCCGGACGATATAGACGCCTAGCGGCACCTCCTCGACGGGGGCATCTTCACTGaacatgcgctcgacacaGGACGACATGACGATCGTGCCGTTGGAATCGTACCCCTCCAGCACGCCGACAATCACGCGGCCATCCTGCGTCAAGAGCAGGACTTGATGATTGACGTAGCTCTGCACGCCAGACATGACACTGGGCGGCGGCAACGCAAGggacacgcacgtcgtgggCCTCAGTCTCCTGGTGGTCCCCAGTCACGTGTTGCACCCAGGGTGGGCCGGCCAAGCC includes the following:
- a CDS encoding U6 snRNA-associated Sm-like protein LSm8 — its product is MSGVQSYVNHQVLLLTQDGRVIVGVLEGYDSNGTIVMSSCVERMFSEDAPVEEVPLGVYIVRGDSIALLGPMDLAKDRAMPLSSMIAAPIPAVRHR